One part of the Pseudomonadota bacterium genome encodes these proteins:
- a CDS encoding transposase: MARPLRIQFENAYYHVTCRGNAGEPIFSEDYDRRKFLLLLQHSAEIYRVNILAFVLMTNHFHLIIKTPSANIQEFMRHFNISYTAFFNKQHGRCGHLFQGRYKSFVIDADAYLLEASRYVHLNPVRIQKGLSTEQKITLLKNYRWSSYYDYSVRIRHPFLSLEVILNYFKGKKERYRDFVESGITLTINPLEKGKGHGIVGDAPFIEKLMTGIIIKPKREQPAMKQIIKKVQPERILQVIAGLLNLRTEEFLQKGHKGIARGLAMEMLYRYGGMNQREIGELMGIDYSAVSVARKRLAGMLEKDKDLTKTFHEIQGLLSQG, encoded by the coding sequence ATGGCCCGCCCGTTACGCATCCAGTTTGAAAATGCTTACTATCACGTTACCTGCAGAGGCAACGCAGGGGAACCGATCTTTTCCGAGGACTATGACAGAAGGAAGTTTCTTCTTCTTTTACAGCATTCCGCTGAAATCTATCGGGTAAATATCCTTGCCTTCGTCCTTATGACAAATCATTTTCATCTCATCATAAAGACACCTTCCGCAAATATCCAGGAGTTTATGCGCCACTTTAACATCTCATACACTGCCTTCTTTAACAAACAGCACGGGAGATGCGGGCATCTCTTCCAGGGCAGATATAAGTCCTTTGTGATTGACGCCGATGCCTACCTGCTGGAGGCATCCCGGTACGTACACTTGAACCCCGTCCGTATACAAAAAGGGTTAAGCACCGAACAGAAGATCACCTTATTAAAGAACTACAGATGGAGCAGCTATTATGACTACAGCGTACGCATCCGCCATCCTTTTCTCTCCTTGGAGGTGATACTTAATTACTTCAAAGGGAAGAAGGAACGCTACAGGGATTTTGTGGAAAGCGGCATAACACTCACAATAAATCCGTTAGAAAAGGGAAAGGGGCATGGAATTGTAGGGGATGCGCCGTTCATTGAGAAGCTCATGACCGGAATTATTATAAAGCCCAAACGGGAACAGCCTGCCATGAAACAGATCATAAAAAAGGTGCAGCCGGAGAGGATACTTCAGGTAATAGCCGGCTTGCTGAACCTTCGCACAGAAGAGTTCCTGCAGAAAGGACACAAAGGTATTGCCCGCGGTCTTGCCATGGAGATGCTCTACCGCTACGGCGGTATGAACCAGAGAGAGATCGGCGAACTCATGGGGATCGACTACAGCGCCGTCAGTGTAGCAAGGAAGCGCCTTGCAGGAATGCTTGAGAAAGACAAAGACCTGACAAAGACATTCCATGAGATACAAGGGCTTCTGAGTCAAGGATAA